In Tachysurus fulvidraco isolate hzauxx_2018 chromosome 1, HZAU_PFXX_2.0, whole genome shotgun sequence, a single window of DNA contains:
- the LOC113644087 gene encoding tripartite motif-containing protein 16 isoform X1: MKQLSIQSKPDLSVTAVKRLSRNPHPHHMFIPASGETKLARLAVAKTSFSTNMDEKTAKSADLSYTAASDVECDVCTERKQKAEQFCLDCMASFCKNHLDLHNIMHMGKRHRLVEAKISLKDSICPKHNKLMKIFCRKDQQCICHLCINNKHKNHDVVLIGDEVPEKKMKLGKMQKQTVKRIQTREKEEQGLKQAIKSFKASAVMAVEDSERSFTELIRSIEMRQCTVKELILAQEEAAVKKVNTFLERLEQEISDLKSRDAELQHLEQLSQAENDIYFLQLKLAKIQREITDRIKSREIEMQALKQAIEDFQTSARQAVEENEKSFTELTNTIQLRQGTVKKLILDQEEAAVKNAKELLEQLPSEITDLKKRDFELQRLDQLSEADNGVYFLQGILSTPALPSSPSSPVLFVHPYSSFQLATEAILDLIKQMNQVCNMHFSNISKNVQTADILKSPELKMRDVLLQNASELTLNPDTAHFSLRLSKENREVTAVNQAQDYSSHPDRFVCRAQILCDQLLQGTPQYWEVEFRVSNWVCIAVSYKGIYRKQKRGGLFGRNSCSWGLRCYYTSFEFWHDNKCINVKHNKRCTRIGVYLDHGIGVLEFYNVSDDMSLIYKAHTNFTEPVYAGFGLGGKGSHIMLCDLEKEKAMSK; the protein is encoded by the exons ATGAAACAATTGAGTATACAGAGTAAACCAGATCTGTCTGTTACTGCGGTTAAGAGGTTAAGTCGAaatccacacccacaccacatgTTCATTCCTGCTTCAGGAGAAACGAAACTAGCCAGGCTGGCTGTTGCAAAAACTTCTTTTTCTACTAACATGGATGAAAAGACAGCAAAGTCTGCCGATCTCAGCTACACCGCAGCCtcagatgtggagtgtgatgtgtgcACGGAAAGGAAGCAGAAAGCAGAGCAGTTCTGTTTGGATTGTATGGCTTCATTCTGTAAAAATCATCTAGATCTGCATAACATTATGCATATGGGGAAGAGACACAGGCTGGTGGAAGCTAAAATAAGCCTTAAAGACAGCATCTGTCCCAAGCACAACAAATTAATGAAGATTTTCTGCCGCAAAGATCAGCAGTGCATATGTCACCtttgcattaataataaacacaaaaaccaTGATGTCGTCTTAATTGGGGATGAGGTGCCTGAGAAGAag ATGAAACTTGGTAAAATGCAAAAACAGACAGTCAAAAGGATTCAGACCCGGGAAAAAGAGGAGCAAGGTTTAAAACAAGCCATTAAATCATTCAAG GCATCAGCAGTGATGGCGGTGGAGGACAGTGAAAGGAGCTTTACAGAGCTGATTCGCTCTATTGAGATGAGGCAATGTACAGTGAAGGAGCTGATCTTGGCTCAGGAGGAGGCTGCTGTGAAGAAAgttaatacatttttagaaagactggagcaggagatcaGTGATCTGAAGAGCAGAGATGCTGAACTACAGCACCTGGAGCAGCTCTCTCAAGCTGAGAATGACATATATTTTCTACAG TTAAAGCTTGCGAAGATACAGAGGGAGATTACTGACAGGATTAAAAGCAGAGAGATCGAAATGCAAGCATTAAAACAAGCAATCGAGGATTTCCAG ACTTCAGCAAGGCAGGCAGTGGAGGAGAATGAGAAGAGCTTTACAGAGCTGACCAACACCATACAGTTGAGGCAGGGAACAGTGAAGAAGCTGATCCTGGATCAGGAAGAAGCTGCCGTGAAGAATGCCAAGGAACTTTTGGAGCAACTACCATCAGAGATCACTGATCTGAAGAAGAGAGATTTTGAACTACAGCGCCTGGATCAGCTCTCTGAAGCAGATAATGGTGTCTATTTTCTACAG GGTATTTTGTCCACTCCTGCACTTCCTTCATCCCCGTCCTCCCCTGTCCTCTTTGTCCATCCATACTCCTCTTTTCAGCTCGCCACTGAAGCGATTTTGGACCTTATAAAGCAGATGAACCAAGTTTGTAATATGCACTTCTCCAACATCAGTAAAAATG TCCAGACGGCAGACATTCTGAAATCGCCTGAGTTGAAAATGCGGGATGTTTTATTGCAAA ATGCTTCTGAGCTCACTCTGAACCCTGACACTGCACACTTTTCTCTCCGCTTGTCCAAAGAGAACAGGGAGGTGACTGCTGTGAATCAGGCACAGGATTACAGTAGCCATCCGGACAGATTTGTCTGCAGAGCACAGATCCTTTGTGACCAGCTTCTACAAGGGACCCCACAGTACTGGGAGGTGGAGTTCAGAGTCAGCAACTGGGTGTGCATCGCTGTTTCCTACAAAGGAATCTACAGGAAGCAAAAACGGGGTGGTCTCTTTGGCAGAAACAGCTGTTCTTGGGGCTTACGCTGTTATTACACTTCCTTCGAATTCTGGCATGATAATAAGTgcataaatgttaaacacaaCAAGCGTTGcaccagaataggagtgtatctGGATCACGGAATAGGTGTTCTGGAGTTTTACAATGTCTCTGATGATATGAGTCTCATCTATAAGGCTCACACCAATTTTACTGAGCCTGTGTATGCTGGGTTTGGCCTAGGAGGGAAAGGCAGTCACATCATGCTCTGTGATTTGGAAAAGGAGAAGGCCATGAGTAAATAA
- the LOC113644087 gene encoding tripartite motif-containing protein 16 isoform X4: protein MKQLSIQSKPDLSVTAVKRLSRNPHPHHMFIPASGETKLARLAVAKTSFSTNMDEKTAKSADLSYTAASDVECDVCTERKQKAEQFCLDCMASFCKNHLDLHNIMHMGKRHRLVEAKISLKDSICPKHNKLMKIFCRKDQQCICHLCINNKHKNHDVVLIGDEVPEKKMKLGKMQKQTVKRIQTREKEEQGLKQAIKSFKASAVMAVEDSERSFTELIRSIEMRQCTVKELILAQEEAAVKKVNTFLERLEQEISDLKSRDAELQHLEQLSQAENDIYFLQFIQNPTLSVNPSCPFDLSIEAVSDLNKKLHIIWQWSFMTISERVKNTAIVSAPLPRTYQELLKYAIKLTLDTNTVHNSLQLSNLNKELTAVQTSANYPSHPDRFERRMQALCREGLRGSPRYWEVECGTKGSWINIAVSYKRIQRKGKQAPLFGRCKDSWALRSYGDIYQFWHGNKYQKPPTDTSLDCSRIGIYLDHGAGILAFYNVSGNFSLISKVQTQFTEPVYAGFGLVGTGSHIRLCDL, encoded by the exons ATGAAACAATTGAGTATACAGAGTAAACCAGATCTGTCTGTTACTGCGGTTAAGAGGTTAAGTCGAaatccacacccacaccacatgTTCATTCCTGCTTCAGGAGAAACGAAACTAGCCAGGCTGGCTGTTGCAAAAACTTCTTTTTCTACTAACATGGATGAAAAGACAGCAAAGTCTGCCGATCTCAGCTACACCGCAGCCtcagatgtggagtgtgatgtgtgcACGGAAAGGAAGCAGAAAGCAGAGCAGTTCTGTTTGGATTGTATGGCTTCATTCTGTAAAAATCATCTAGATCTGCATAACATTATGCATATGGGGAAGAGACACAGGCTGGTGGAAGCTAAAATAAGCCTTAAAGACAGCATCTGTCCCAAGCACAACAAATTAATGAAGATTTTCTGCCGCAAAGATCAGCAGTGCATATGTCACCtttgcattaataataaacacaaaaaccaTGATGTCGTCTTAATTGGGGATGAGGTGCCTGAGAAGAag ATGAAACTTGGTAAAATGCAAAAACAGACAGTCAAAAGGATTCAGACCCGGGAAAAAGAGGAGCAAGGTTTAAAACAAGCCATTAAATCATTCAAG GCATCAGCAGTGATGGCGGTGGAGGACAGTGAAAGGAGCTTTACAGAGCTGATTCGCTCTATTGAGATGAGGCAATGTACAGTGAAGGAGCTGATCTTGGCTCAGGAGGAGGCTGCTGTGAAGAAAgttaatacatttttagaaagactggagcaggagatcaGTGATCTGAAGAGCAGAGATGCTGAACTACAGCACCTGGAGCAGCTCTCTCAAGCTGAGAATGACATATATTTTCTACAG TTCATTCAGAACCCAACACTTTCAGTCAATCCATCCTGTCCATTTGACCTGAGCATTGAAGCTGTTTCAGATCTTAACAAAAAACTGCACATAATCTGGCAGTGGAGCTTTATGACAATCTCCGAAAGAG taAAAAACACTGCCATCGTATCTGCACCATTACCTCGGACTTACCAGGAGCTCTTAAAAT ATGCTATCAAACTTACTCTGGATACAAATACAGTGCACAACAGCCTCCAACTGAGTAACCTGAACAAGGAACTGACTGCTGTACAAACTTCAGCGAACTATCCTTCCCACCCTGACAGATTTGAAAGGCGGATGCAGGCCTTATGCAGAGAAGGTCTGCGTGGTTCACCACGTTACTGGGAGGTTGAGTGTGGTACAAAAGGGTCATGGATTAATATTGCAGTCTCGTACAAAAGGATACAAAGGAAAGGGAAACAGGCCCCTCTATTTGGCAGATGCAAAGACTCATGGGCCTTGCGCAGCTATGGGGATATATACCAATTCTGGCATGGCAATAAGTACCAGAAACCCCCCACCGACACATCATTAGATTGTTCTAGAATAGGAATCTATCTGGATCATGGAGCAGGAATTTTGGCCTTTTACAACGTCTCAGGTAACTTTAGCCTCATCTCCAAGGTCCAGACACAGTTTACAGAGCCTGTATATGCTGGTTTTGGACTAGTAGGGACAGGATCTCATATTAGACTCTGTGATTTATAA
- the c1h22orf39 gene encoding UPF0545 protein C22orf39 homolog, translated as MGETQLPWRPPRACDVYLAEFKHCKSLSNRFHHYYTYGTSPVCLQWKDDFEACREWERNCSPHAKESLQKSERNRVSEQKNFPPFWEMRKKPPADWHLPLNEAK; from the exons ATGGGAGAGACACAGTTACCTTGGCGC CCACCACGGGCATGTGACGTCTACTTGGCTGAATTCAAACACTGTAAAAGTTTAAGCAACCGCTTCCATCACTACTACACATATGGGACGTCCCCTGTCTGCCTGCAGTGGAAAGACGACTTCGAAGCCTGTAGAGAATGGGAGAGGAATTGCAGTCCACATGCCAAG gagAGTCTTCAAAAAAGTGAGAGAAATCGAGTATCTGAACAGAAGAACTTTCCTCCATTTTGGGAGATGAGAAAAAAACCACCTGCTGACTGGCATTTACCTCTTAATGAGGCAAAATAA
- the LOC113644087 gene encoding tripartite motif-containing protein 16 isoform X3, with product MKQLSIQSKPDLSVTAVKRLSRNPHPHHMFIPASGETKLARLAVAKTSFSTNMDEKTAKSADLSYTAASDVECDVCTERKQKAEQFCLDCMASFCKNHLDLHNIMHMGKRHRLVEAKISLKDSICPKHNKLMKIFCRKDQQCICHLCINNKHKNHDVVLIGDEVPEKKMKLGKMQKQTVKRIQTREKEEQGLKQAIKSFKASAVMAVEDSERSFTELIRSIEMRQCTVKELILAQEEAAVKKVNTFLERLEQEISDLKSRDAELQHLEQLSQAENDIYFLQHASSVHHLLQFIQNPTLSVNPSCPFDLSIEAVSDLNKKLHIIWQWSFMTISERVKNTAIVSAPLPRTYQELLKYAIKLTLDTNTVHNSLQLSNLNKELTAVQTSANYPSHPDRFERRMQALCREGLRGSPRYWEVECGTKGSWINIAVSYKRIQRKGKQAPLFGRCKDSWALRSYGDIYQFWHGNKYQKPPTDTSLDCSRIGIYLDHGAGILAFYNVSGNFSLISKVQTQFTEPVYAGFGLVGTGSHIRLCDL from the exons ATGAAACAATTGAGTATACAGAGTAAACCAGATCTGTCTGTTACTGCGGTTAAGAGGTTAAGTCGAaatccacacccacaccacatgTTCATTCCTGCTTCAGGAGAAACGAAACTAGCCAGGCTGGCTGTTGCAAAAACTTCTTTTTCTACTAACATGGATGAAAAGACAGCAAAGTCTGCCGATCTCAGCTACACCGCAGCCtcagatgtggagtgtgatgtgtgcACGGAAAGGAAGCAGAAAGCAGAGCAGTTCTGTTTGGATTGTATGGCTTCATTCTGTAAAAATCATCTAGATCTGCATAACATTATGCATATGGGGAAGAGACACAGGCTGGTGGAAGCTAAAATAAGCCTTAAAGACAGCATCTGTCCCAAGCACAACAAATTAATGAAGATTTTCTGCCGCAAAGATCAGCAGTGCATATGTCACCtttgcattaataataaacacaaaaaccaTGATGTCGTCTTAATTGGGGATGAGGTGCCTGAGAAGAag ATGAAACTTGGTAAAATGCAAAAACAGACAGTCAAAAGGATTCAGACCCGGGAAAAAGAGGAGCAAGGTTTAAAACAAGCCATTAAATCATTCAAG GCATCAGCAGTGATGGCGGTGGAGGACAGTGAAAGGAGCTTTACAGAGCTGATTCGCTCTATTGAGATGAGGCAATGTACAGTGAAGGAGCTGATCTTGGCTCAGGAGGAGGCTGCTGTGAAGAAAgttaatacatttttagaaagactggagcaggagatcaGTGATCTGAAGAGCAGAGATGCTGAACTACAGCACCTGGAGCAGCTCTCTCAAGCTGAGAATGACATATATTTTCTACAG CATGCTTCTTCTGTTCACCACCTCTTACAGTTCATTCAGAACCCAACACTTTCAGTCAATCCATCCTGTCCATTTGACCTGAGCATTGAAGCTGTTTCAGATCTTAACAAAAAACTGCACATAATCTGGCAGTGGAGCTTTATGACAATCTCCGAAAGAG taAAAAACACTGCCATCGTATCTGCACCATTACCTCGGACTTACCAGGAGCTCTTAAAAT ATGCTATCAAACTTACTCTGGATACAAATACAGTGCACAACAGCCTCCAACTGAGTAACCTGAACAAGGAACTGACTGCTGTACAAACTTCAGCGAACTATCCTTCCCACCCTGACAGATTTGAAAGGCGGATGCAGGCCTTATGCAGAGAAGGTCTGCGTGGTTCACCACGTTACTGGGAGGTTGAGTGTGGTACAAAAGGGTCATGGATTAATATTGCAGTCTCGTACAAAAGGATACAAAGGAAAGGGAAACAGGCCCCTCTATTTGGCAGATGCAAAGACTCATGGGCCTTGCGCAGCTATGGGGATATATACCAATTCTGGCATGGCAATAAGTACCAGAAACCCCCCACCGACACATCATTAGATTGTTCTAGAATAGGAATCTATCTGGATCATGGAGCAGGAATTTTGGCCTTTTACAACGTCTCAGGTAACTTTAGCCTCATCTCCAAGGTCCAGACACAGTTTACAGAGCCTGTATATGCTGGTTTTGGACTAGTAGGGACAGGATCTCATATTAGACTCTGTGATTTATAA
- the LOC113644087 gene encoding tripartite motif-containing protein 16 isoform X2: MKNMVLMWLKKFQSCESEASTLQIHTLLFRAIFGLLFGTLQEKQNLQVPAWFQTGATIISFCFPTSMDEEMDMSSDLSFIAPSDVECSSCTVRKRKAEKTCLQCLASYCEDHLDIHNVLHTNAKRHKMVAATGRLEERVCPEHDKLMEVFCRTDQQCICHLCITNKHRTHDVVSIDHEVAEVKLKLAKIQREITDRIKSREIEMQALKQAIEDFQTSARQAVEENEKSFTELTNTIQLRQGTVKKLILDQEEAAVKNAKELLEQLPSEITDLKKRDFELQRLDQLSEADNGVYFLQGILSTPALPSSPSSPVLFVHPYSSFQLATEAILDLIKQMNQVCNMHFSNISKNVQTADILKSPELKMRDVLLQNASELTLNPDTAHFSLRLSKENREVTAVNQAQDYSSHPDRFVCRAQILCDQLLQGTPQYWEVEFRVSNWVCIAVSYKGIYRKQKRGGLFGRNSCSWGLRCYYTSFEFWHDNKCINVKHNKRCTRIGVYLDHGIGVLEFYNVSDDMSLIYKAHTNFTEPVYAGFGLGGKGSHIMLCDLEKEKAMSK; this comes from the exons ATGAAGAATATGGTGCTCATGTGGTTAAAAAAATTTCAGTCCTGTGAGTCAGAGGCCTCAACCCTACAAATCCACACCCTCCTTTTCAGAGCAATATTTGGACTTCTCTTTGGCACACTTCAGGAGAAACAAAACTTACAAGTTCCAGCCTGGTTTCAAACTGGTGCTACCATTATCTCCTTTTGTTTCCCGACCAGTATGGATGAAGAAATGGATATGTCTTCAGATCTCAGCTTTATTGCACCCTCAGATGTAGAATGCAGCTCGTGCACGGTAAGAAAGCGCAAAGCAGAAAAGACTTGTTTGCAGTGTTTGGCTTCATACTGTGAAGATCACTTGGACATCCACAACGTTCTGCATACGAATGCCAAGAGGCACAAGATGGTGGCAGCTACGGGAAGACTCGAAGAGCGAGTCTGTCCCGAGCATGACAAACTCATGGAGGTTTTCTGTCGCACAGATCAGCAGTGCATATGTCACCTGTGCattacaaataaacacagaactCATGATGTCGTCTCGATTGACCATGAAGTGGCGGAAGTGAAA TTAAAGCTTGCGAAGATACAGAGGGAGATTACTGACAGGATTAAAAGCAGAGAGATCGAAATGCAAGCATTAAAACAAGCAATCGAGGATTTCCAG ACTTCAGCAAGGCAGGCAGTGGAGGAGAATGAGAAGAGCTTTACAGAGCTGACCAACACCATACAGTTGAGGCAGGGAACAGTGAAGAAGCTGATCCTGGATCAGGAAGAAGCTGCCGTGAAGAATGCCAAGGAACTTTTGGAGCAACTACCATCAGAGATCACTGATCTGAAGAAGAGAGATTTTGAACTACAGCGCCTGGATCAGCTCTCTGAAGCAGATAATGGTGTCTATTTTCTACAG GGTATTTTGTCCACTCCTGCACTTCCTTCATCCCCGTCCTCCCCTGTCCTCTTTGTCCATCCATACTCCTCTTTTCAGCTCGCCACTGAAGCGATTTTGGACCTTATAAAGCAGATGAACCAAGTTTGTAATATGCACTTCTCCAACATCAGTAAAAATG TCCAGACGGCAGACATTCTGAAATCGCCTGAGTTGAAAATGCGGGATGTTTTATTGCAAA ATGCTTCTGAGCTCACTCTGAACCCTGACACTGCACACTTTTCTCTCCGCTTGTCCAAAGAGAACAGGGAGGTGACTGCTGTGAATCAGGCACAGGATTACAGTAGCCATCCGGACAGATTTGTCTGCAGAGCACAGATCCTTTGTGACCAGCTTCTACAAGGGACCCCACAGTACTGGGAGGTGGAGTTCAGAGTCAGCAACTGGGTGTGCATCGCTGTTTCCTACAAAGGAATCTACAGGAAGCAAAAACGGGGTGGTCTCTTTGGCAGAAACAGCTGTTCTTGGGGCTTACGCTGTTATTACACTTCCTTCGAATTCTGGCATGATAATAAGTgcataaatgttaaacacaaCAAGCGTTGcaccagaataggagtgtatctGGATCACGGAATAGGTGTTCTGGAGTTTTACAATGTCTCTGATGATATGAGTCTCATCTATAAGGCTCACACCAATTTTACTGAGCCTGTGTATGCTGGGTTTGGCCTAGGAGGGAAAGGCAGTCACATCATGCTCTGTGATTTGGAAAAGGAGAAGGCCATGAGTAAATAA